The following proteins come from a genomic window of Pirellula staleyi DSM 6068:
- a CDS encoding YraN family protein encodes MAKRVNFPRRWWRTVRRWTASLLQPKSLGRRGEDAAALFLRARGYWIVARSYRTSLGEIDLVAVDGRTIVFVEVKTRVRSDHGQPFDAVHPDKQRRLTRLAAAYLKRHDLTRYASRFDIVSILWPGGRKQPLIEHLQHAFEARESRHTVG; translated from the coding sequence ATGGCCAAGCGAGTGAATTTCCCGCGCCGCTGGTGGCGAACGGTTCGACGCTGGACCGCTTCGCTCCTCCAACCGAAATCCCTGGGTCGCCGTGGTGAAGACGCGGCGGCCCTTTTTTTGCGCGCTCGGGGCTACTGGATCGTCGCCCGTTCGTATCGCACGTCGCTCGGGGAAATCGATCTGGTGGCGGTCGATGGCCGGACGATTGTGTTCGTCGAAGTGAAGACACGCGTCCGCTCCGATCATGGACAGCCGTTCGACGCGGTTCATCCCGACAAGCAGCGACGACTGACGCGGCTCGCTGCGGCCTACCTGAAGCGACACGATCTGACGCGCTATGCCAGCCGCTTCGACATCGTTTCGATCCTTTGGCCGGGTGGGCGGAAACAGCCGCTGATCGAGCATCTGCAGCATGCGTTTGAAGCGCGCGAGTCGCGTCACACGGTCGGCTGA
- a CDS encoding AAA family ATPase: MMIRSIRVANWKSLVLPVVLDELAPGINVIHGANGAGKSTIVGALVHAAFENHSSDKESTRAMVPWGRSLGPQVLLEFEIGTARYRAEKQFIAQRRASLTKLEHGQWQPLAEGKQADLKIRELFDGDTTEKSSSSLQHWGIAQLLWAPQDQLALTHVSASTIDAMRSSLESQLADPVTATVQKACESLYAKSFTEKGALKSGKLAPAVVGLEAELRTVAEEIAKYREKLAEFDHLSTSIQQLRIDRGEAQQKLAERKQRQHLLIQAVEQYTQLLAQKTQQESASKIAQNEYKQLEQMLASIQTLRAQLVLEREQLSEAALQTPTWRAQLDELTASEKQLAGEVDNLRAAWKILAERSQISSEVADLIRLRDSLAPQQQTIDEARALQERSAALQAELKELPSPSTKEIDELDKLLRTYEQLRTQRDAALFHLEIKAEQQLDIEPIQAFDLATKRLEAGASHTWRGSPEVAIRLPGIGTFRVSGPATSAADVQVKLDATEGAIRVKETALGSRDVAQLRVLAEQAANLARDVAGLKSNLSALLRGSSLADLEKKLRVDQQKLESILTKYPAWRDSIPDPQALAQSLSDEKKQLDEQIASAEKRHRAVAEEISQLKQKIALAESSQKTLEKSVEAKNGQLAALLADGLSDAAREEKKDELMLVWARAREKLKEATTQLEQLGSDPRAELKQLDLDVQQLTAAERQIDSHLIVATTKMEGLTDESLYTRLSQCEERAASLRTIVEEERLKLDAIKLLRQTMLEQQASMLRTLAAPIAHRAVGYLERMGLRKVSSIAIGDDFLLQGVVPGEHGAEVESELLSSGEQEQVHLAMRLAMAEIVAGEERQLLVLDDVLVATDASRLAAIKQILVELSKRFQILLFTCHGERYRDITGAKQIDLEELKRVPAPAAAL; encoded by the coding sequence ATGATGATCCGTAGCATCCGTGTGGCGAACTGGAAATCGCTCGTGCTTCCTGTCGTGCTCGACGAGCTCGCACCCGGCATCAATGTCATTCATGGTGCCAACGGAGCGGGCAAAAGCACGATCGTCGGCGCGCTTGTCCATGCCGCCTTCGAGAATCACTCGAGCGATAAAGAATCGACGCGCGCGATGGTTCCTTGGGGACGTTCGCTCGGTCCGCAAGTGCTGCTGGAATTCGAAATCGGCACAGCCCGCTATCGCGCTGAGAAACAGTTCATCGCGCAGCGGCGCGCTTCGCTCACCAAACTGGAACATGGTCAGTGGCAGCCTCTCGCCGAAGGGAAGCAAGCCGATCTCAAAATCCGCGAACTGTTTGATGGCGACACGACCGAGAAGAGTTCGTCGTCGCTGCAGCACTGGGGAATTGCTCAGCTGTTGTGGGCTCCTCAAGATCAGCTGGCATTGACGCACGTGAGTGCTTCGACGATCGATGCGATGCGCAGTTCGCTCGAAAGTCAGCTGGCCGATCCTGTCACGGCAACGGTGCAAAAAGCGTGCGAGTCGCTCTATGCCAAGAGCTTCACCGAGAAGGGTGCGCTCAAGTCGGGGAAGCTTGCCCCGGCCGTGGTCGGACTCGAAGCAGAGCTGCGAACCGTGGCAGAAGAAATTGCCAAATATCGCGAAAAACTTGCAGAATTCGACCATTTATCGACCAGCATCCAGCAGCTGCGAATCGACCGCGGCGAGGCACAGCAGAAACTCGCCGAGCGCAAACAGCGTCAGCATTTGCTGATCCAAGCGGTGGAACAGTACACGCAGCTGCTCGCGCAAAAAACGCAGCAAGAGAGCGCGTCGAAGATTGCTCAAAACGAGTATAAGCAGCTCGAGCAAATGCTTGCTTCGATTCAAACTCTCCGAGCGCAGCTGGTGCTAGAGCGTGAGCAACTCAGCGAAGCTGCGCTGCAAACTCCCACATGGCGAGCACAACTCGACGAGCTTACGGCGAGCGAGAAGCAACTGGCTGGGGAGGTGGATAATCTTCGCGCTGCATGGAAAATTTTGGCCGAGCGGAGTCAGATTTCGAGCGAAGTAGCCGATCTGATTCGTCTGCGCGATTCGCTGGCTCCTCAGCAGCAAACAATCGACGAAGCGCGCGCCTTACAAGAGCGCAGCGCGGCACTTCAGGCCGAACTCAAGGAACTGCCGAGCCCATCGACGAAAGAAATCGATGAGCTCGACAAGCTGCTGCGGACGTACGAGCAACTTCGGACACAGCGCGACGCGGCCCTCTTTCATCTCGAGATTAAGGCCGAACAGCAGCTCGATATTGAGCCGATTCAGGCCTTTGACTTAGCCACCAAGCGGCTCGAAGCCGGCGCGTCGCACACCTGGCGTGGCTCCCCTGAAGTGGCCATTCGCTTGCCCGGTATCGGGACGTTTCGTGTGAGTGGTCCCGCTACTTCAGCAGCCGATGTGCAAGTGAAGCTCGACGCCACGGAGGGAGCGATTCGCGTGAAAGAAACGGCGCTCGGCAGCCGCGATGTCGCGCAGCTCCGTGTGCTGGCCGAGCAGGCTGCGAATCTGGCGCGTGATGTGGCTGGACTTAAGTCGAATCTCTCGGCGCTGCTGCGGGGTAGTTCGCTCGCCGATCTCGAAAAGAAACTGCGCGTGGATCAGCAGAAGCTCGAAAGCATTCTGACGAAATATCCTGCGTGGCGCGATTCGATTCCCGATCCTCAGGCACTCGCCCAGTCGCTCAGTGACGAGAAGAAACAGCTCGACGAGCAGATTGCCAGTGCCGAGAAACGTCACCGCGCAGTGGCAGAGGAGATCTCGCAGCTGAAGCAAAAAATCGCTCTCGCCGAGAGCTCGCAAAAAACGCTCGAAAAGTCGGTCGAAGCCAAAAACGGGCAGCTTGCCGCGCTACTGGCCGACGGCTTGAGCGACGCCGCGCGCGAGGAGAAAAAAGATGAGCTGATGCTCGTGTGGGCGCGTGCACGAGAGAAACTCAAAGAGGCAACCACGCAGCTCGAGCAGCTGGGGAGCGATCCCCGCGCCGAGCTGAAACAGCTCGATCTCGACGTGCAGCAGCTCACCGCCGCCGAGCGTCAGATCGATAGCCATCTGATTGTGGCGACGACGAAAATGGAGGGGCTCACCGACGAATCGCTTTACACCCGGCTGTCGCAGTGCGAAGAGCGTGCCGCTTCGCTCCGGACAATCGTGGAAGAAGAACGGCTCAAGCTCGATGCCATCAAGCTGCTGCGTCAAACGATGCTCGAGCAGCAAGCATCGATGCTCCGAACCTTGGCTGCTCCGATTGCGCATCGCGCGGTTGGATATCTCGAGCGGATGGGGCTTCGCAAAGTGTCGTCGATTGCCATTGGCGATGATTTTCTGCTGCAAGGTGTGGTCCCAGGCGAGCATGGTGCTGAGGTTGAGTCGGAGCTGCTTTCCAGCGGCGAGCAGGAGCAAGTGCACCTAGCGATGCGGCTGGCGATGGCTGAAATCGTCGCCGGGGAGGAGCGTCAACTGCTGGTGCTCGACGATGTGCTGGTGGCGACCGATGCATCGCGACTGGCGGCGATTAAACAGATTTTGGTCGAACTTTCCAAACGTTTTCAAATCTTGCTGTTTACTTGCCACGGCGAACGCTATCGTGACATCACCGGCGCGAAGCAGATCGACCTGGAAGAGCTGAAACGCGTGCCGGCCCCAGCAGCAGCGCTGTAG
- a CDS encoding UvrD-helicase domain-containing protein, whose translation MSKTLATKSPSPARVVIRASAGTGKTYRLTGHYLQLLVDGVPPRNILATTFTRKAAGEIFDRILLRLAQAALTDEACQQLAAAIARPQLTVTKCQELLTSILSQLDALQVGTLDSFFARIATSLALELSLPLGWSICEYEEDLRMRRDAIEAVLDTEKTSDLLTLVNLLFKGEARRGVSDLVLDTVNSLYSLYRETSRDAWQKIPALARVSHSDVEAAIDCLSEFPMTDKRFDKSRVESIAAIEAEDFKLFLEKGIPSKLAAGEDKFYGKEIPPPIIAIYRTLIQHAASQLVHQVAMQTEATWQLLDHFAGVYQRLQREHRSLRFDDVTQQLAAGLDSSKLAQSTSRLGTRIEHLLLDEFQDTSLTQWRVLLPIATQMLATHPASTLLCVGDVKQAIYGWRGGLASIFAAVQEQLPEIASEELATSYRCSQPVIDCVNLVFKNLLQHTSLENASEAVKKWQTTFPQHSTAKKELSGYVALHVAPAADEGETQKRLRLQYAANLIAQLAAAHPTRSLGVLVRKNDTVAEMMLLLRQRSVRASEEGGNALCDSAPVEIILSALRLAEHPADSVARFHLAHSPLGHALGFDADQFDDTSLAAEISARIRRDLLEQGYGKVVLAWARILAPHCQPRDEARLGQLVEMAYQLGNNPSLRIERLIEIIETRRVSDPAAAKVRVMTVHQAKGLEFDLVVLPELDESLTGQVPMFVTGRSSPYGPVDTVCRYANKQTQQQLGKSLVELFQTHTDAAVTESLCVMYVAMTRAIHAMYMVVDPPTKTGTLKRDYAGLLKATLTTSEVLPNSVAFETGEETWRPDHAAIDLTLDTVPDDYASEIPTIDPIDIAKKPAFPPRLVDRVSPSELEGGPKVRMDFLLGTSDRLALARGTLIHGWMELVDWTDKPLPTDEALRASDYAASSEPAELDAMIAEFRRYLAQPAIRELLSTERYAEHRGELQLLREHPFAVRDGEQLLTGSFDRVVLWSQGGKVIGAEVIDFKTDHGKDADELSSRVAFYTPQLRAYRRAIMSLYHLPESQVTLTLAFLKSGTIESVA comes from the coding sequence ATGAGTAAGACACTCGCCACCAAGTCACCCAGTCCAGCGCGGGTCGTGATTCGCGCGAGCGCTGGGACCGGCAAAACCTATCGACTCACCGGCCACTATCTGCAACTGCTGGTCGACGGTGTGCCACCGCGAAACATCCTGGCGACCACCTTCACGCGCAAAGCTGCCGGGGAAATTTTCGACCGCATTCTGTTGCGACTTGCCCAAGCAGCACTCACCGACGAGGCATGTCAGCAACTTGCTGCTGCGATCGCGCGTCCTCAGCTCACCGTCACCAAGTGCCAAGAGCTGCTCACCTCGATCCTGAGTCAACTCGACGCGCTGCAGGTCGGAACTCTCGACAGCTTCTTTGCTCGCATCGCCACGTCGCTCGCGCTCGAACTGAGCTTGCCGCTGGGCTGGTCGATCTGCGAGTACGAAGAAGACCTGCGAATGCGCCGCGACGCCATCGAAGCAGTTCTCGACACCGAAAAAACCAGCGATCTCCTCACGCTCGTCAACCTGCTCTTCAAAGGAGAAGCACGCCGCGGTGTCAGCGATCTGGTGCTCGACACTGTCAATTCGCTCTACTCGCTTTACCGCGAAACATCGAGAGATGCCTGGCAAAAGATTCCCGCACTTGCACGCGTTTCGCACAGCGATGTTGAGGCGGCCATCGATTGCCTCAGCGAATTCCCGATGACCGACAAACGCTTCGACAAGTCGCGCGTTGAAAGCATCGCCGCCATCGAGGCGGAAGATTTCAAACTCTTCCTCGAGAAAGGAATTCCCTCGAAGCTAGCCGCTGGTGAAGACAAGTTTTATGGCAAAGAGATTCCGCCCCCCATCATCGCTATCTATCGCACACTGATTCAGCACGCCGCTTCGCAGCTGGTGCATCAAGTGGCGATGCAAACCGAAGCGACTTGGCAATTGCTCGACCATTTTGCTGGCGTCTATCAGCGGCTGCAGCGCGAGCATCGGAGCTTGCGATTCGATGATGTGACTCAGCAACTAGCTGCCGGACTCGATTCGAGCAAACTGGCCCAATCGACTTCGCGACTCGGCACGCGCATCGAGCATTTGCTGCTCGATGAATTCCAAGACACCTCCCTCACGCAGTGGCGCGTGCTGCTGCCGATCGCCACCCAGATGCTCGCTACACATCCAGCTTCGACGCTGCTCTGCGTGGGAGACGTCAAGCAAGCGATCTACGGCTGGCGCGGCGGACTCGCTTCGATCTTCGCCGCTGTGCAAGAACAGCTTCCCGAAATTGCGTCGGAAGAACTCGCCACCAGCTACCGCTGTTCGCAGCCAGTGATCGACTGCGTGAATCTGGTCTTCAAAAATCTGCTGCAGCACACCTCTCTCGAGAACGCCTCGGAGGCAGTGAAGAAATGGCAAACGACGTTTCCTCAGCACAGCACCGCGAAGAAAGAGTTGAGCGGCTATGTTGCGCTGCATGTCGCGCCAGCTGCTGATGAAGGGGAGACGCAAAAACGACTCCGCCTGCAGTACGCCGCCAATCTGATCGCGCAGCTTGCAGCCGCGCATCCCACCCGCTCGCTTGGTGTGCTCGTTCGCAAAAACGATACGGTCGCCGAGATGATGCTGCTTTTGCGACAGCGGAGTGTCCGCGCGAGCGAAGAAGGTGGCAACGCACTTTGCGACTCGGCCCCGGTCGAGATTATTCTCTCGGCGCTGCGACTCGCAGAACATCCGGCCGACAGCGTAGCGCGATTTCATCTGGCCCATTCGCCCCTGGGACATGCGCTCGGTTTCGATGCCGATCAATTTGATGATACTAGCCTCGCGGCGGAGATTTCCGCTCGAATTCGCCGCGATTTGCTCGAGCAAGGCTACGGCAAGGTGGTGCTCGCTTGGGCCCGCATACTCGCGCCACATTGTCAGCCGCGCGACGAAGCACGCCTCGGTCAACTGGTCGAAATGGCCTATCAACTCGGCAACAATCCGTCACTCCGGATCGAGCGATTGATCGAAATCATCGAGACCCGCCGCGTGAGCGATCCAGCTGCCGCGAAGGTCCGTGTGATGACGGTGCATCAAGCCAAAGGACTCGAATTCGATCTGGTCGTGCTTCCTGAACTCGACGAAAGCCTCACCGGTCAAGTCCCAATGTTCGTCACCGGTCGAAGCTCACCCTATGGTCCGGTCGACACCGTCTGTCGTTATGCGAATAAGCAAACGCAGCAACAACTGGGGAAGTCGCTCGTCGAACTTTTTCAAACCCACACCGATGCTGCGGTCACCGAGTCGCTCTGCGTGATGTACGTCGCCATGACCCGCGCGATTCATGCGATGTACATGGTGGTCGATCCACCCACGAAGACCGGCACACTCAAACGCGACTATGCAGGGCTCCTCAAGGCGACGCTGACCACTTCCGAAGTCCTACCGAACTCCGTGGCGTTTGAAACGGGGGAGGAAACCTGGCGTCCCGACCATGCAGCCATCGACCTGACCTTGGACACTGTGCCGGACGATTATGCGAGCGAGATCCCGACCATCGATCCGATCGATATCGCTAAAAAACCGGCATTTCCGCCACGTTTAGTCGATCGCGTCAGTCCCTCGGAGCTCGAAGGTGGCCCGAAAGTGCGGATGGATTTTCTGCTCGGAACCTCCGACCGCTTAGCCCTGGCACGTGGGACCCTCATCCATGGCTGGATGGAACTGGTCGACTGGACCGACAAGCCACTTCCGACCGACGAAGCACTGCGCGCGAGCGATTATGCAGCCTCATCGGAGCCTGCTGAACTCGACGCGATGATCGCCGAGTTCCGGCGTTATCTCGCCCAGCCTGCGATCCGCGAACTACTCTCGACCGAGCGTTATGCCGAGCATCGTGGCGAGCTACAGTTGCTGCGCGAGCATCCTTTCGCGGTGCGTGATGGAGAACAGCTGCTTACCGGTAGCTTCGACCGTGTGGTGCTCTGGTCGCAAGGTGGCAAAGTTATCGGCGCAGAAGTGATCGACTTCAAGACCGATCATGGGAAAGATGCCGACGAGCTGTCGAGTCGGGTCGCGTTCTACACCCCTCAGCTCCGCGCTTATCGCCGCGCGATCATGTCGCTCTATCACCTTCCCGAATCGCAAGTGACACTCACCCTCGCCTTCCTCAAAAGCGGTACGATAGAGTCCGTTGCCTAG
- a CDS encoding DNA repair exonuclease: MRFLHTADWQIGMKAAHAGEQAQRVRDARLASARRVMEVAEREDAPFLLVAGDTFEDSAVDRKLVEEVAQILESGARRVYILPGNHDPLMPGSVWEHRVWKSLRHVTLLQDATPISVEGGVLFPAPLTAKHGKQNPVTSIDAKRREEICIGIAHGSLDYVSSDDNHFPMPKTAAIDAGLDYLAIGHWHSTLVVESPGASGVLAYSGTHEPTAFGERDSGNVLLVDIAARGAKPSIKTIKTGELQWHSIEVTLRGESDLTALGVRLRALPSPQTTLLECKIAGLLSPQFRSELAAIMEKCTSELLLARFDDSQLHAPPEDDSWLEAIPAGILRTTSEELRRRTTAASAPAARESLVAERALLELFRLLKESQR; the protein is encoded by the coding sequence ATGCGATTTCTTCATACGGCCGACTGGCAAATCGGAATGAAAGCTGCCCATGCGGGTGAGCAAGCGCAGCGCGTGCGCGACGCTCGACTCGCTTCCGCGCGGCGCGTTATGGAAGTGGCGGAGCGCGAGGATGCTCCGTTTCTCTTGGTCGCGGGGGATACGTTCGAAGATTCAGCCGTCGATCGAAAACTGGTCGAAGAGGTCGCTCAGATTCTGGAGAGTGGCGCACGGCGCGTTTACATTCTCCCCGGCAATCACGATCCGCTGATGCCGGGCTCCGTCTGGGAACATCGTGTTTGGAAATCGCTCCGCCACGTCACGCTGCTGCAAGATGCCACGCCGATCAGTGTGGAGGGGGGAGTTCTGTTTCCTGCCCCACTCACCGCGAAACATGGCAAACAGAATCCGGTCACAAGCATCGATGCCAAACGTCGAGAAGAGATCTGCATCGGCATCGCTCACGGCAGCCTCGACTATGTGTCGTCCGATGACAATCATTTTCCGATGCCGAAAACCGCTGCCATCGATGCGGGGCTCGACTATCTCGCTATCGGCCACTGGCATTCGACACTGGTAGTCGAATCGCCTGGCGCTAGCGGAGTGCTGGCGTATAGCGGCACGCATGAGCCGACCGCTTTCGGCGAGCGCGATAGTGGCAACGTGTTGCTAGTCGACATCGCAGCGCGTGGCGCGAAACCCTCGATCAAAACCATAAAAACGGGGGAACTTCAGTGGCACAGCATCGAGGTGACGCTACGCGGCGAGAGCGATTTGACAGCGCTCGGCGTTCGACTCCGCGCACTCCCATCGCCACAAACAACGCTGCTGGAATGCAAAATTGCCGGGCTCTTGTCACCGCAATTTCGCTCGGAACTTGCGGCGATCATGGAGAAGTGCACCAGCGAACTGCTGCTCGCTCGATTCGACGATTCGCAGCTGCATGCCCCGCCCGAAGACGACAGTTGGCTCGAAGCAATCCCGGCGGGAATTCTCCGGACCACAAGCGAGGAACTCCGCCGCCGCACTACTGCAGCGAGCGCGCCGGCAGCGCGTGAATCGCTGGTAGCTGAGCGGGCCTTGCTCGAACTGTTTCGCTTGCTGAAGGAGTCGCAGCGATGA
- a CDS encoding WYL domain-containing protein, whose translation MARNEQLIRQHKILQILERNRFGQLLPEIRDELVNDLGLSSLHERSVRRDLEALQAAGLDVGVHDSPRGKVWKLGPRARGTYSIAASATELIALSLSRDLLYPLVGTPFWQGIETFWNKLREELPETVWKHCDDYRKVLYVRGMPTKSYAKQQGVLATIHRATMEHRIVEIEYQPPGKDLQRRKIEPYAVVFYQGSLYIIAAASEVPEGDEDRIRHLKLDRFVRATALDAWFQKPKEFDLASYMGQGLGMFSGGKARDFRIRISQRAARWIIEDPWHADQKIETQKDGSIILTVKAAHDLEIIPRVLALANEAEILAPASCRKQIASIIEGLAATYRSAPAT comes from the coding sequence ATGGCACGCAACGAACAACTGATTCGGCAGCACAAGATTCTGCAAATTCTCGAGCGAAATCGATTCGGTCAGCTGCTGCCCGAGATCCGCGATGAACTGGTGAATGACTTGGGGCTCTCGAGTTTGCACGAGCGCAGTGTGCGCCGCGATCTCGAAGCGCTACAAGCGGCGGGGCTCGATGTGGGGGTGCACGATTCGCCGCGTGGCAAGGTCTGGAAACTTGGGCCGCGTGCTCGAGGAACGTACAGCATCGCCGCTTCGGCCACCGAGCTGATTGCGCTCTCGCTCAGCCGCGATTTGCTTTATCCACTCGTAGGCACACCCTTTTGGCAAGGGATCGAAACGTTTTGGAACAAGCTGCGCGAGGAGTTGCCCGAGACGGTTTGGAAGCACTGCGACGACTATCGCAAAGTGCTCTACGTGCGCGGCATGCCGACCAAGTCGTACGCCAAACAGCAGGGGGTGCTGGCGACGATTCATCGCGCGACGATGGAGCACCGTATTGTCGAAATCGAATATCAGCCGCCCGGAAAAGATTTGCAGCGCCGCAAGATCGAGCCGTATGCCGTTGTGTTCTACCAAGGCTCGCTCTACATCATCGCTGCTGCCAGTGAAGTTCCCGAAGGTGACGAGGACCGGATCAGGCATCTGAAGCTCGATCGCTTCGTTCGCGCAACGGCGCTCGACGCCTGGTTTCAAAAGCCGAAAGAGTTCGATCTGGCGAGCTACATGGGGCAGGGGCTCGGGATGTTTTCCGGCGGAAAAGCACGGGATTTTCGCATCCGCATCAGCCAGCGAGCCGCACGCTGGATCATCGAAGACCCGTGGCATGCCGATCAAAAAATCGAAACGCAAAAGGATGGCAGCATCATCCTGACGGTGAAGGCCGCGCACGATTTGGAGATCATTCCGCGTGTTCTTGCGCTCGCGAATGAAGCCGAGATTCTCGCTCCCGCTTCGTGCCGTAAACAGATTGCGTCGATCATCGAAGGACTCGCCGCGACCTATCGATCGGCCCCTGCGACTTGA
- a CDS encoding gamma-glutamylcyclotransferase family protein, whose product MSDVNKIFVYGTLKQGECRASSWPRIPLQIEPATTAGLIYDLGAYPAMIPGAGIVLGEVWTIEPSGLAATLKVLDQIEGYADEPDDLYVRRTITCTLLSGATVEAQTYFYARTNWLSTREPMEPDEAGLQSWSSLRRK is encoded by the coding sequence GTGAGCGACGTGAACAAAATTTTTGTATACGGCACGCTCAAGCAAGGGGAGTGCCGCGCTTCGTCGTGGCCTCGCATTCCGCTGCAGATCGAGCCAGCCACCACCGCCGGTTTGATCTACGATCTGGGGGCTTATCCGGCGATGATTCCTGGCGCGGGGATTGTGCTCGGGGAAGTTTGGACGATCGAGCCGTCGGGACTGGCCGCGACGCTGAAAGTGCTCGACCAAATCGAAGGCTACGCCGACGAGCCCGACGATTTGTATGTCCGTCGCACCATCACTTGCACGCTGCTTTCGGGCGCAACTGTCGAGGCTCAGACCTATTTCTATGCGCGCACCAATTGGCTCAGCACGCGCGAGCCGATGGAGCCAGACGAAGCGGGACTGCAAAGTTGGTCGAGCCTGCGCCGCAAGTAG